The following coding sequences are from one Oryzisolibacter sp. LB2S window:
- a CDS encoding FAD-dependent oxidoreductase, which yields MSRGIEGVAAGLRRRHLLAAAGALPLAACQGAAPDIPGGFTGIALERGHQLRERLARGGAALRPAVTHRTGVLIAGGGVAGLAAARALRLAGRDDFALLELEDRPGGNSRGTRLEGLACPMGAHYLPVPGDDAPEVQDLLEELELRRRVAGRWQYDERHLCHSPQERLFISGQWQEGLLPVADVGPATLAQYRRFAKRVAELSRAARFAMPALKTWVSNRPQAPVHQALDAITFASWLAQEGFDDAHLRWYLDYCCRDDYGAGCARVSAWAGIHYFASRHGFHAPGDAVDDAADEAGREAVLTWAEGNGWLTERLAAPLGARLHAGVSVLRIAEARHGVEVDAYRHGADRVERWQAARCVVALPLYIAARVVQPAPDFLLQAARRLQWAPWLVANIHLDGPLQDRAGAAPAWDNVLYQDANPGGLGYVDAGHQRLNLGAQLAGPRVLTYYQALGDLAGARRLLQERPWTHWRDAILATLAAAHPDIHARATRMEITRYGHAMAMPLPGLQGFLSQIGIQPLQDKRAQLLNGERVAMAPTPATARLAFAHADWSGYSVFEEAFTRGMGAGQLAYR from the coding sequence ATGTCTCGGGGCATTGAGGGCGTGGCTGCGGGCCTGCGCCGGCGCCATCTGCTGGCCGCCGCCGGCGCCTTGCCCCTGGCCGCCTGCCAGGGCGCTGCGCCGGACATTCCCGGCGGTTTCACCGGCATCGCCCTCGAGCGCGGCCACCAGTTGCGCGAGCGCCTGGCGCGCGGCGGCGCGGCGCTGCGGCCGGCCGTCACGCATCGCACCGGCGTGCTCATCGCGGGCGGCGGCGTGGCCGGGCTGGCGGCGGCGCGCGCGCTGCGCCTGGCAGGCCGGGACGACTTTGCGCTGCTGGAGCTGGAGGACCGGCCCGGCGGCAACAGCCGTGGCACGCGGCTTGAGGGCCTGGCCTGCCCCATGGGCGCGCATTACCTGCCCGTGCCGGGCGACGATGCGCCCGAGGTGCAGGACCTGCTTGAAGAATTGGAGCTGCGCCGGCGCGTGGCCGGGCGCTGGCAGTACGACGAGCGCCACCTGTGCCACAGCCCGCAGGAGCGGCTGTTCATCAGCGGCCAATGGCAGGAGGGGCTGCTGCCCGTGGCGGACGTGGGCCCGGCCACGCTGGCCCAGTACCGGCGCTTTGCCAAGCGCGTGGCCGAGCTCTCGCGCGCCGCGCGCTTTGCCATGCCGGCGCTCAAAACATGGGTATCAAACAGGCCTCAGGCGCCCGTCCATCAAGCGCTGGACGCTATCACTTTTGCTAGCTGGCTGGCGCAGGAGGGGTTCGATGACGCGCATCTGCGCTGGTATCTGGACTACTGCTGCCGCGACGACTACGGCGCGGGCTGCGCGCGCGTGTCGGCCTGGGCCGGCATTCACTACTTTGCCAGCCGCCATGGCTTTCATGCGCCGGGCGATGCGGTGGATGATGCGGCGGACGAGGCCGGGCGCGAGGCCGTGCTCACCTGGGCCGAGGGCAACGGCTGGCTCACGGAGCGCCTGGCCGCGCCGCTGGGCGCGCGCCTGCACGCGGGCGTGAGCGTGCTGCGCATCGCCGAGGCTCGCCACGGCGTCGAGGTCGACGCCTACCGCCATGGCGCCGACCGCGTGGAGCGCTGGCAGGCCGCGCGCTGCGTGGTCGCGCTGCCGCTCTACATCGCCGCACGCGTGGTCCAGCCCGCGCCGGACTTTCTGCTGCAGGCCGCGCGCCGGCTGCAGTGGGCGCCCTGGCTGGTGGCCAACATCCACCTCGATGGTCCGCTGCAGGACCGCGCGGGCGCCGCACCCGCCTGGGACAACGTGCTATACCAGGACGCCAACCCCGGCGGCCTGGGCTATGTGGACGCGGGCCACCAGCGCCTGAACCTGGGCGCGCAGCTCGCCGGCCCCAGGGTGCTGACCTACTACCAGGCGCTGGGTGACTTGGCCGGCGCCCGTCGGCTGCTGCAGGAGCGCCCCTGGACGCACTGGCGCGACGCCATCCTGGCCACGCTTGCCGCCGCCCACCCCGACATCCACGCGCGCGCCACGCGCATGGAGATCACGCGCTACGGCCACGCCATGGCCATGCCGCTGCCGGGGCTGCAGGGTTTCTTGAGTCAAATCGGCATCCAGCCCTTGCAGGACAAGCGTGCACAGCTATTGAATGGCGAGCGCGTCGCGATGGCGCCCACGCCGGCCACGGCGCGCCTGGCGTTTGCCCATGCGGACTGGTCGGGCTACTCGGTTTTCGAGGAGGCGTTCACGCGCGGGATGGGGGCGGGACAGCTGGCGTACCGTTAG
- a CDS encoding polyamine aminopropyltransferase produces the protein MSAQAHASAPRPLDLALLASVFVIAACGLLYELAAGALASYLLGDSILQFSTIIGTYLFAMGVGSWLSRYLERQLPAHFLRIELLVALIGGALPALLFIANAYLPGAFRWLLYGLVLAVGTLVGLEIPLVMRILKRNVAMKDLVSQVLTFDYLGALAVSLAFPLILVPRLGLIRTGLLFGLLNALVALWALYLFWHELRRRGAFVAACALVLTLLLAGLWGADRITTLAEDRFYQDRIVLTESTPYQRIVVTQGRAGQRLYLNGNLQFAESDEYRYHEALVHPAMAAHGAPKRVAVLGGGDGMAVREILKYPAVESVTLVELDPAMTRLFAEDARLRRLNADALHDPRVRVVNQDAFQWLQQGEEMFDVIVVDFPDPTNFAVGKLYTNSFYALLERRLAASGYAVVQTTSPLIARRSFWTVVATLESVGLATTPYHAHVPSFGEWGFVIAGRRPWRLPDTLPAGLRFLDLPSLPLLMHFPADMARVPAEVNRLSNQVLVHSYEREWGHVSGH, from the coding sequence ATGAGTGCCCAGGCCCACGCCAGCGCCCCCCGCCCCCTGGACCTGGCCCTGCTCGCCAGCGTCTTCGTCATCGCCGCCTGCGGCCTGCTGTACGAGCTGGCGGCGGGCGCGCTGGCGTCCTACCTGCTGGGCGACTCCATCCTGCAGTTCTCCACCATCATCGGCACCTATCTGTTCGCCATGGGCGTGGGCTCCTGGCTGTCGCGCTATCTGGAGCGCCAGCTGCCCGCGCATTTTCTGCGCATAGAACTACTGGTAGCGCTGATTGGTGGGGCGCTGCCAGCTCTGCTGTTCATAGCAAACGCGTATCTACCGGGGGCGTTTCGCTGGCTGCTCTATGGCCTGGTGCTGGCGGTGGGCACGCTGGTCGGCCTGGAGATTCCGCTGGTCATGCGCATTCTGAAGCGCAACGTGGCCATGAAGGATCTGGTGAGCCAAGTGCTCACCTTCGACTATCTGGGGGCGCTCGCGGTGTCGCTGGCGTTTCCGCTCATTCTGGTGCCGCGCCTGGGGCTGATCCGCACGGGGCTGCTGTTCGGCCTGCTCAACGCCCTGGTGGCGCTGTGGGCGCTGTACCTGTTCTGGCATGAGCTGCGCCGGCGCGGTGCGTTTGTGGCGGCCTGCGCGCTGGTGCTCACGCTGCTGCTCGCGGGCCTGTGGGGGGCGGACCGCATCACCACGCTGGCCGAGGACCGCTTCTACCAGGACCGCATCGTGCTCACCGAGAGCACGCCCTACCAGCGCATCGTCGTCACCCAGGGGCGCGCGGGCCAGCGGCTGTATTTGAACGGCAACCTGCAGTTTGCCGAGAGCGACGAGTACCGCTACCACGAGGCCCTGGTCCACCCGGCCATGGCCGCGCATGGCGCGCCCAAAAGGGTGGCGGTGCTGGGCGGCGGCGACGGCATGGCGGTGCGCGAGATCCTCAAATACCCCGCGGTGGAATCGGTCACGCTGGTGGAGCTGGACCCGGCCATGACGCGGCTGTTTGCCGAGGATGCGCGGCTGCGGCGCCTGAACGCCGACGCGCTGCACGACCCCCGGGTGCGCGTGGTGAACCAGGACGCCTTCCAGTGGCTGCAGCAGGGCGAGGAGATGTTCGACGTGATCGTGGTGGACTTCCCCGACCCGACCAACTTCGCCGTCGGCAAGCTCTACACCAACAGCTTTTACGCGCTGCTCGAGCGGCGCCTGGCCGCGAGCGGCTACGCCGTCGTCCAGACCACCTCGCCGCTGATCGCGCGGCGCAGCTTCTGGACGGTGGTCGCGACCCTCGAATCCGTGGGCCTGGCCACTACGCCCTACCACGCCCATGTACCGAGTTTTGGCGAGTGGGGCTTCGTCATCGCCGGCCGCCGGCCCTGGCGTCTGCCCGATACGCTGCCCGCCGGGCTGCGCTTTCTGGACCTGCCGTCGCTGCCGCTGCTGATGCATTTCCCGGCCGACATGGCGCGTGTGCCGGCCGAGGTCAACCGCCTGTCCAACCAGGTGCTGGTGCACAGCTATGAGCGTGAGTGGGGCCATGTCTCGGGGCATTGA
- a CDS encoding EAL domain-containing protein codes for MLPARFQTSLIHRLFLSIWGLFLVLLLLLSLLGYMALRLATDSVTPMVLERMVQLKAQVNESLFLQAETSVRRLREQLLLRLEQVDPLRSEQRFQALFGRSEDGLWRVRPELVDTELAPTLYLHEDAQGLSASARQRAVASYELLRDQGPAMVPPFFSAYMDFVEDGLMVYARGIDWGGNADAQASNADYPTMQGADPRRNPERKVFWTPVYLDEQAHTWMVSVIAPLDWKGHWVGTLGHDVAMASLIDSVKGRKADLGQQLILDGKGHLIAHPDWGERITAAHGQLSIAELRDQVLDELQELMQNSPESSGAGRIAGGRQWAAWSRIRGPDWYQVILLPQERVDRELRQGLAAVVGVGFVVLAPALWWLRRRVRVLVAKPLQRLTQAVDELGRGQDPAPIGLSGEHELARLAAAFDTMAADLAQQRSMQAAHARALETEVDGRRRIMQRLQQERARLLALLGAMHQGILFVDTERQVSYCNATYRTLWRLPAPLQIVGRPLDDLLQASLGRLVLAERLTQYLQLQAGLPEAAPLELVLKDGRTLLLAIHPVHDSQGGPMGWLWVCEDVTQQRETAQQLITLAERDALTGLFNRRRFEQELERFFHASARPSGASGEPHQAAVLFFDLDDFKYINDRFGHGAGDAVLLRVAGAVKGLVRESDVFSRLGGDEFAIFMPQATLDGAQLLAERVVQTVARTALHIEGQNLRLTSSLGIAHFPTHADSAQELVAHADIAMYQAKHLGKNRFSVYHPDRDMAETMVARLAWNERIERALAGGLLRLHCQGVYHAQTGDLAHLEALVRMVDEHDPAQLIGPAQFIAHAEKSGKILDIDRWVLRESIRLLAAHPGLSAMAVNISGRSIDDPELPGFITTQLAEQGVAPRRLLLELTETAAVSDMGDAQRFIDALQQAGCTLCLDDFGTGFASFAYLKHLQAQVLKIDGLFVRNLPREPDNQVFVRSIIEVAHGMGKQVVAECVEDAQTLALLQGLGVDMVQGYHLDRPQAQHPALHGHAVGLSG; via the coding sequence TTGCTGCCCGCCCGGTTTCAAACCTCGCTGATTCACAGGCTGTTCCTGAGCATTTGGGGGCTGTTTCTGGTGTTGCTGCTGCTGCTGTCGCTGCTGGGCTATATGGCGCTGCGGCTGGCGACGGACAGCGTCACGCCCATGGTGCTCGAGCGCATGGTGCAGCTCAAGGCCCAGGTCAACGAGAGCCTGTTCCTGCAGGCCGAGACCAGCGTCCGGCGCCTGCGTGAGCAGCTGCTGCTGCGGCTCGAGCAGGTGGACCCCCTGCGCAGCGAGCAGCGCTTTCAGGCGCTGTTCGGCCGCAGTGAGGATGGGCTGTGGCGCGTGCGCCCCGAGCTCGTCGATACCGAGCTCGCTCCCACCCTGTACCTGCATGAGGACGCGCAGGGCCTGTCGGCGTCGGCGCGCCAGCGGGCCGTGGCCAGCTATGAGCTGCTGCGCGACCAGGGCCCGGCCATGGTGCCGCCGTTCTTCTCGGCCTACATGGACTTCGTCGAGGACGGCCTCATGGTCTATGCGCGCGGCATCGACTGGGGCGGCAATGCCGACGCCCAGGCCAGCAATGCCGACTACCCCACCATGCAGGGCGCCGATCCGCGGCGCAACCCCGAGCGCAAGGTGTTCTGGACGCCCGTGTACCTGGACGAGCAGGCGCACACCTGGATGGTGTCGGTCATCGCGCCGCTGGACTGGAAGGGGCACTGGGTGGGCACGCTGGGCCACGACGTGGCCATGGCCAGCCTGATCGACTCCGTGAAGGGCCGCAAGGCCGACCTGGGGCAGCAGCTCATTCTCGACGGCAAGGGCCACCTGATCGCGCATCCCGACTGGGGGGAGCGCATCACCGCGGCCCATGGTCAGCTGTCCATTGCCGAGCTGCGCGATCAGGTGCTCGACGAACTGCAGGAGCTGATGCAGAACTCGCCCGAGAGCAGCGGTGCGGGGCGCATTGCGGGCGGCCGGCAATGGGCCGCCTGGTCGCGCATCCGCGGCCCCGACTGGTACCAGGTGATCCTGCTGCCGCAGGAGCGCGTGGACCGCGAGCTGCGCCAGGGCCTGGCGGCCGTGGTCGGCGTGGGCTTTGTGGTGCTGGCACCGGCGCTGTGGTGGCTGCGCCGGCGCGTGCGCGTGCTGGTGGCCAAGCCCTTGCAGCGGCTGACGCAGGCCGTCGACGAGCTCGGGCGCGGGCAGGATCCGGCCCCCATCGGCCTGTCCGGCGAGCATGAGCTCGCACGCCTGGCCGCGGCCTTCGACACCATGGCCGCGGACCTGGCGCAGCAACGCAGCATGCAGGCCGCCCATGCTCGCGCGCTGGAGACGGAGGTCGACGGGCGCCGCCGCATCATGCAGCGCCTGCAGCAGGAGCGCGCGCGCCTGCTGGCATTGCTGGGCGCCATGCACCAGGGCATTCTGTTTGTCGACACCGAGCGGCAGGTCAGCTACTGCAACGCCACGTACCGCACGCTGTGGCGCCTGCCCGCGCCGCTGCAGATCGTGGGCCGTCCGCTCGACGATCTGCTGCAGGCCTCGCTGGGCCGGCTGGTGCTGGCCGAACGCCTGACCCAGTACCTGCAGCTGCAGGCCGGCCTGCCGGAGGCGGCGCCGCTGGAGCTGGTGCTCAAGGACGGGCGCACGCTGTTGCTTGCCATCCACCCCGTGCATGACAGCCAGGGCGGCCCCATGGGCTGGCTGTGGGTGTGCGAGGACGTGACCCAGCAGCGCGAGACGGCGCAGCAGCTCATCACCCTGGCCGAGCGCGACGCGCTCACGGGGCTGTTCAACCGGCGCCGCTTCGAGCAGGAGCTCGAGCGTTTCTTCCATGCATCGGCGCGTCCGTCCGGCGCGTCGGGCGAGCCGCACCAGGCCGCCGTGCTGTTCTTCGACCTCGACGACTTCAAGTACATCAACGACCGCTTCGGTCACGGAGCGGGCGACGCCGTGCTGCTGCGCGTGGCCGGCGCCGTCAAGGGCCTGGTGCGCGAGTCCGACGTGTTCAGCCGCCTGGGCGGCGACGAGTTCGCCATCTTCATGCCGCAGGCGACGCTGGACGGCGCCCAGCTGCTGGCCGAGCGCGTGGTGCAGACCGTGGCGCGCACGGCGCTGCACATCGAGGGGCAGAACCTGCGCCTGACCAGCAGCCTGGGCATCGCGCATTTCCCCACGCATGCCGACAGCGCGCAGGAGCTCGTGGCCCATGCCGACATCGCCATGTACCAGGCCAAGCACCTGGGCAAGAACCGCTTCAGCGTCTACCACCCGGACCGCGACATGGCCGAAACCATGGTCGCGCGCCTGGCCTGGAACGAGCGCATCGAGCGCGCCCTGGCCGGCGGCCTGCTGCGCCTGCACTGCCAGGGCGTGTACCACGCGCAGACGGGTGATCTCGCGCATCTGGAGGCGCTGGTGCGCATGGTCGACGAGCACGACCCCGCGCAGCTCATAGGCCCGGCGCAGTTCATCGCGCATGCCGAGAAGAGCGGCAAGATCCTCGACATCGACCGCTGGGTGCTGCGCGAGAGCATTCGCCTGCTGGCGGCGCACCCGGGCCTGTCGGCCATGGCGGTGAACATCTCCGGCCGCTCCATCGACGACCCCGAACTGCCGGGCTTCATCACGACCCAGCTGGCCGAGCAGGGCGTGGCGCCGCGGCGCCTGCTGCTGGAGCTGACCGAGACGGCGGCGGTGTCCGACATGGGCGACGCCCAGCGCTTCATCGACGCGCTGCAGCAGGCCGGCTGCACGCTGTGCCTGGACGACTTCGGCACCGGCTTCGCCTCGTTTGCCTACCTCAAGCATCTGCAGGCGCAGGTGCTCAAGATCGACGGCCTGTTCGTGCGCAACCTGCCGCGCGAACCCGACAACCAGGTCTTTGTCCGCTCCATCATTGAGGTGGCGCATGGCATGGGCAAGCAGGTTGTGGCCGAATGCGTCGAGGATGCGCAGACGCTCGCCCTGCTGCAGGGCCTTGGCGTGGACATGGTGCAGGGCTATCACCTGGACAGGCCCCAGGCGCAGCACCCCGCGCTGCACGGCCATGCTGTCGGACTATCTGGTTGA
- a CDS encoding DEAD/DEAH box helicase family protein, producing MTPITLKTYQQQALAALSAYAQAARLQGAAQAFLQQAGRPYQAGAFDRVPCVCLRIPTGGGKTVLAAHAVPLLARDWAAVDAPVALWLVPSDAIRQQTLKSLQTPGHPYRAALVEAYGEGLQVCTLDDVAQIAPPDWGRRAVVVVATIQSFRVEDTGQRNVYSFSEAFERHFKALDERALAPLHALPDALVTPEDAERDATGVLAGFVGQPRWSLANWLALHAPIVIVDEAHSSKTDKSFAALKRLQPSFILELTATPLPAQTNVLYHVSAQQLAAEDMIKLPIVLAEHREGWPAAVLAAVQTQRQLEAEALKDEAAGAGYVRPIVLFQAQNAGEEMPPEKLRDYLVDELKLPANQIVVATGKERGLDDIHLAARDCPVRYVVTVQALREGWDCPFAYVLCSLQKLSSATAVEQLLGRVLRMPYARRRGRASLNHAYAHVCAAEFSQAAHALTDRLIEHMGFEALDVASMIAPPSSLPLWEGLESNQALAPVQQAPIATIFNSIVPTPELLAQPGVQLRQQADVTQLVVLGHIGPQTEALLLAQVRGAKKQEQLRQQVAQHNALEAAQAAPATHGLPFAPLPRLAYRSHAQAPLWPLEREAVLEAVEVDWLSPAAVQLPSQQRVQEPDLFEIGMDGQRLTMRLADGAQMPMDWHTSSIDADTLVGWLDQSLFKALADLTQAQRRAWLAAVVNHQLHACGVPLVALAQGRFRLARALEQHAAELRQTAAQRAFRQKVLGEGDAAGAWLVEPDWARPHVFEPGRYPAPAATRYGGRYRFARHYFPVLADLKDGGEEFACAQLIDRHPRVRHWVRNLDTAPCGFALPTSRGRFFADFVAELVDGRVALLEYKGAHLQSDPYELEKRQVGQLWARASGGRALFGWLSKDGLAQQLDAALA from the coding sequence ATGACCCCCATCACCCTCAAAACCTACCAGCAGCAGGCGCTGGCTGCCCTGTCCGCCTACGCCCAGGCGGCGCGCCTGCAGGGCGCGGCGCAGGCGTTTCTCCAGCAGGCGGGGCGGCCCTACCAGGCCGGGGCCTTTGACCGCGTGCCCTGCGTGTGCCTGCGCATTCCCACGGGCGGGGGCAAGACGGTGCTGGCCGCGCACGCCGTGCCGCTGTTGGCGCGCGACTGGGCGGCGGTGGATGCGCCCGTGGCGCTGTGGCTGGTGCCCAGCGACGCCATTCGCCAGCAGACGCTTAAAAGCCTGCAAACCCCCGGCCACCCCTACCGCGCGGCGCTGGTGGAGGCCTATGGCGAGGGCCTGCAGGTCTGCACCCTGGACGATGTGGCCCAGATAGCCCCGCCCGACTGGGGGCGCCGCGCCGTGGTGGTGGTGGCCACCATCCAGAGCTTTCGCGTGGAAGACACCGGCCAGCGCAACGTGTACAGCTTCTCCGAGGCCTTCGAGCGCCACTTCAAGGCCCTGGACGAGCGCGCCCTGGCGCCGCTGCACGCGCTGCCCGACGCGCTGGTCACGCCCGAGGACGCAGAGCGCGATGCCACCGGCGTGCTGGCTGGGTTCGTGGGCCAGCCGCGCTGGAGCCTGGCCAACTGGCTGGCGCTGCACGCGCCCATCGTCATCGTGGACGAGGCGCACAGCAGCAAGACGGACAAGAGCTTTGCGGCGCTCAAGCGTCTGCAGCCGAGCTTCATCCTGGAGCTGACGGCCACGCCCCTGCCCGCGCAGACCAACGTGCTCTACCACGTGAGCGCGCAGCAGCTCGCCGCCGAGGACATGATCAAGCTGCCCATCGTGCTGGCCGAGCACCGCGAGGGCTGGCCCGCCGCCGTGCTGGCCGCCGTGCAGACGCAGCGCCAGCTGGAGGCCGAGGCGCTCAAGGACGAGGCCGCCGGCGCGGGTTACGTGCGCCCCATCGTGCTGTTCCAGGCGCAAAACGCGGGCGAGGAGATGCCGCCCGAGAAGCTGCGCGACTACCTGGTGGATGAACTCAAGCTGCCCGCCAACCAGATCGTGGTGGCCACGGGCAAGGAGCGCGGGCTGGACGACATCCACCTGGCCGCGCGCGACTGCCCGGTGCGCTACGTGGTTACCGTGCAGGCGCTGCGCGAGGGCTGGGACTGCCCCTTCGCCTACGTGCTGTGCAGCCTGCAAAAACTCAGCAGCGCCACGGCGGTGGAGCAGCTCCTGGGCCGGGTGCTGCGCATGCCCTACGCGCGGCGGCGCGGGCGCGCCAGCCTGAACCACGCCTACGCCCATGTGTGCGCGGCCGAGTTCTCGCAGGCGGCGCACGCGCTGACCGACCGCCTGATCGAGCACATGGGCTTCGAGGCGCTGGACGTGGCCAGCATGATTGCCCCGCCTAGCAGCCTGCCGCTGTGGGAGGGTTTGGAGTCAAATCAGGCGCTAGCGCCCGTCCAGCAAGCGCCAATAGCTACGATTTTCAATAGCATCGTGCCGACACCCGAACTGCTGGCGCAGCCCGGCGTGCAGTTGCGCCAGCAGGCAGATGTCACGCAGCTGGTCGTGCTGGGCCATATAGGCCCGCAAACCGAAGCCTTGCTGCTGGCCCAGGTGCGCGGCGCGAAGAAGCAGGAGCAGCTGCGCCAGCAGGTGGCGCAGCACAACGCGCTGGAGGCCGCCCAGGCCGCGCCCGCCACCCACGGCCTGCCGTTTGCGCCTCTGCCGCGACTGGCCTACCGCAGCCACGCTCAGGCCCCGCTGTGGCCGCTGGAGCGCGAGGCCGTGCTGGAGGCGGTAGAGGTCGATTGGCTCTCCCCCGCAGCCGTGCAGCTGCCCAGCCAGCAGCGGGTGCAAGAGCCTGACTTGTTCGAGATCGGCATGGACGGCCAGCGCCTGACCATGCGCCTGGCCGACGGCGCGCAAATGCCCATGGACTGGCACACGAGCAGCATCGATGCCGACACCCTGGTCGGCTGGCTGGACCAGTCGCTGTTCAAGGCCCTGGCCGACCTGACCCAGGCCCAGCGCCGCGCCTGGCTGGCGGCGGTGGTCAATCACCAGCTGCACGCCTGCGGGGTGCCGCTGGTGGCGCTGGCGCAGGGGCGCTTTCGCCTGGCGCGGGCGCTGGAGCAGCATGCGGCCGAGTTGCGCCAAACGGCAGCGCAGCGCGCCTTCCGGCAAAAGGTGCTGGGCGAGGGCGACGCCGCAGGCGCCTGGCTGGTCGAGCCCGACTGGGCCCGGCCCCATGTGTTCGAGCCCGGCCGCTACCCCGCACCGGCGGCCACGCGCTATGGCGGGCGCTACCGCTTTGCCAGGCATTACTTTCCGGTGCTGGCGGATTTGAAGGACGGCGGCGAGGAATTTGCCTGCGCCCAGCTCATCGACCGCCACCCGCGCGTGCGCCACTGGGTGCGCAACCTCGACACGGCCCCCTGCGGTTTTGCCCTGCCCACCTCGCGCGGGCGCTTTTTTGCCGACTTCGTGGCCGAGCTGGTGGACGGGCGCGTGGCGCTGCTCGAATACAAGGGCGCGCATCTGCAAAGCGACCCCTACGAGCTGGAAAAGCGCCAGGTGGGCCAGCTGTGGGCGCGCGCCAGCGGCGGGCGGGCGCTGTTTGGCTGGCTGAGCAAAGACGGCCTGGCGCAGCAGCTGGACGCGGCGCTGGCATGA
- a CDS encoding GGDEF domain-containing protein yields the protein MARQRYGLGRAWHALWLALCCAALPPAQACDGARNIRLREPVRLSAQERAEVRTLAPLRVLAVDAPPMARYEPEQQTFSGIGVDVWCFIARELGLRYEILSARDTSLADKLRQVQQGEADVFLPLSHQSERARLGLFTQPYYDSYYAVIARKGRHFPVHGLDDLAPYYVGMVKGVALVPRVQAVVDPSRLTLFDQTSSDGLFQAVRRGAVDLAVYSEDIFEEKRYTHEYFDLQVVHTLRDDPRQYRFYFSPSPQHERLVALMDRYLAVMDISASVTAHTRGERQFVERYVAERSQRAALNTAGAAAALLVVVLGLAFVRYRRMALQLAASNRQILRQKQALQAANEELQQLSLSDALTGLANRRAFDQTLQQELVRQQRSGTPLSLLLVDVDHFKSVNDHYGHATGDDYLRAIAQVLRKTLQRCTDLAARHGGEEFVCLLPDTGAAQAQALAERIRVSVERLGLPNALAGQRSLTVSVGVATALPASDVSAQRLLHEADMRLYAAKRAGRNCVHASVAHVKHADTSGQANIKPL from the coding sequence ATGGCTCGTCAACGGTATGGACTGGGCAGGGCGTGGCATGCACTGTGGCTGGCACTGTGCTGCGCCGCGCTGCCCCCTGCCCAGGCCTGCGACGGCGCGCGCAACATCCGGCTGCGCGAGCCCGTGCGCCTGAGCGCCCAGGAGCGCGCCGAGGTGCGCACCCTGGCGCCGCTGCGCGTGCTGGCCGTGGATGCGCCGCCCATGGCGCGCTATGAGCCCGAACAGCAGACGTTCAGCGGCATTGGCGTCGATGTCTGGTGCTTCATCGCCCGGGAGCTGGGCCTGCGCTACGAGATCCTGTCCGCGCGCGACACGAGCCTGGCCGACAAGCTGCGTCAGGTGCAGCAGGGCGAGGCCGATGTGTTCCTGCCGCTGAGCCACCAGAGCGAGCGCGCCCGGCTCGGCCTGTTCACCCAGCCCTACTACGACAGCTACTACGCCGTCATCGCGCGCAAGGGGCGGCATTTTCCGGTGCACGGACTGGACGACCTGGCGCCCTATTACGTGGGCATGGTCAAGGGCGTGGCCCTGGTGCCGCGGGTGCAGGCGGTCGTCGATCCGTCGCGGCTCACGCTGTTCGACCAGACCAGCAGCGACGGCCTGTTCCAGGCCGTGCGCCGGGGCGCGGTGGACCTGGCCGTGTACAGCGAGGACATCTTTGAGGAAAAGCGCTACACGCACGAGTACTTTGACCTGCAGGTCGTGCACACCCTGCGCGACGATCCGCGCCAGTACCGCTTCTACTTCAGCCCCTCGCCGCAGCATGAGCGCCTGGTGGCGCTGATGGACCGCTACCTCGCCGTCATGGACATCTCGGCCTCCGTCACCGCCCATACCCGTGGCGAGCGCCAGTTCGTCGAGCGCTACGTGGCCGAGCGCAGCCAGCGCGCCGCGCTGAACACCGCCGGTGCGGCCGCCGCGCTGCTGGTCGTGGTACTGGGACTGGCCTTTGTGCGCTACCGGCGCATGGCGCTGCAGCTGGCAGCGAGCAACCGCCAGATCCTGCGGCAGAAGCAGGCCCTGCAGGCGGCCAACGAAGAGCTGCAGCAGCTGAGCCTGTCCGACGCGCTGACGGGCCTGGCCAACCGCCGTGCCTTCGACCAGACGCTGCAACAGGAGCTGGTGCGCCAGCAGCGCTCGGGCACGCCGCTGAGCCTGTTGCTCGTGGACGTGGACCATTTCAAGAGCGTGAACGACCACTACGGCCACGCCACGGGTGACGACTACCTGCGCGCCATTGCCCAGGTGCTCAGGAAAACGCTGCAGCGCTGCACCGACCTGGCCGCGCGCCACGGAGGCGAGGAATTCGTCTGCCTGCTTCCCGACACCGGTGCCGCCCAGGCACAGGCCCTGGCCGAGCGCATCCGGGTCAGCGTGGAACGCCTCGGCCTGCCCAACGCCCTCGCGGGGCAGAGATCCCTGACGGTGAGCGTCGGCGTGGCCACCGCCCTGCCGGCCAGCGATGTCAGCGCCCAGCGGCTGCTGCACGAGGCCGACATGCGGCTCTACGCGGCCAAGCGCGCCGGGCGCAACTGCGTCCATGCCAGCGTCGCACATGTCAAACATGCCGATACCAGTGGACAAGCCAACATCAAGCCCTTGTAA